From a region of the Candida albicans SC5314 chromosome 1, complete sequence genome:
- a CDS encoding uncharacterized protein (Ortholog(s) have Atg8 ligase activity, enzyme activator activity and role in C-terminal protein lipidation, CVT pathway, late nucleophagy, macroautophagy, mitophagy, piecemeal microautophagy of nucleus), which yields MNDIDNLAEIKKKLWNGSINVKILLNIEDQIIEYLLTIPRNSYFPTVFPQLIRYFQNFITTIELSKVPIWLEFEEVPLKWNLPVGVLYDYLYLPALLNDHDLGCWTISMKYEPVYPIEYIIPFNEKLAGDGQIDYMKTMNRILMNQLKQSCFVLNGTAKPIMQLSEANTNQLWKSLISRNLGDFNVLNKKIIKTIDRIPVKIYIAGSPIVVQAPISKDQTLQEILSLHTPNLSSSSSSMSHPYIQGIDVTSLMNQSIREIWQLFKHLDNFLYITLIIL from the coding sequence ATGAATGATATAGACAATCTAGCCgaaattaaaaagaaactttGGAATGGTTCTATTAACGTAAAAATACTACTAAACATTGAAgatcaaattattgaatatcTTTTGACTATTCCAAGAAACTCATATTTTCCAACAGTTTTCCCACAACTAATACGATATTTCCAAAACTTTATCACGACTATTGAATTGAGCAAGGTTCCTATTTGGTTAGAATTCGAGGAAGTCCCACTCAAATGGAATTTACCAGTTGGGGTTTTGTACGATTATCTATATTTGCCAGCTCTTTTAAATGACCATGACTTGGGTTGCTGGACGATATCTATGAAATACGAACCCGTATATCCGATAGAGTACATAATTccatttaatgaaaaactAGCGGGGGATGgacaaattgattatatgaAAACAATGAATCGTATTctaatgaatcaattgaaacaatcaTGTTTTGTACTTAATGGCACTGCCAAACCAATAATGCAATTGAGTGAAGCCAACACAAATCAATTATGGAAATCACTAATATCAAGGAATTTGGGTGATTTTAAtgttttaaataaaaagatTATTAAAACCATCGATAGGATACCGGTGAAAATATATATTGCCGGATCTCCCATTGTGGTGCAAGCACCTATATCGAAAGATCAAACATTACAGGAAATATTGTCATTGCATACCCctaatttatcatcttcttcttcttcaatgtCTCATCCTTATATTCAAGGTATTGATGTAACTTCATTAATGAATCAACTGATACGAGAAATTTGGCAATTATTCAAACAtttagataattttttatatattactCTAATTATCCTCTAA
- a CDS encoding uncharacterized protein (Ortholog of C. dubliniensis CD36 : Cd36_02060, C. parapsilosis CDC317 : CPAR2_106200, Candida tenuis NRRL Y-1498 : CANTEDRAFT_96322 and Debaryomyces hansenii CBS767 : DEHA2C02310g) codes for MKKSNSKQLLTTLDLPPIIPASITTLDFDHAVNSYQPGNYNPEDLPDKIPIINESTGSFRRFIRRAKSTRIKKNNDKRRIVSAPPGTYIGKELPDIPSNMPTTPITIIAPKDRTNRKPLYTNPPRTISLINENIPYPVLTTPNYNPHQIKLVVDEPHLKLEPKLTNDSETNSIGTDSILSTKSIDIPVAIHDDAKVTVTHNCNSSSSDNDSLVDSLFSKEEEQEGDQIDPVTSHEEHEIESSTLVLPKMRKKSSPPPSSSSDKIGHSQTKSSSHQINTKSLGYCLDTPNVYKESRFPSVPSHIKVPKQVNESGGGGGATHKNIENSKTDKRRSLSDFTHMKHVLTKLDHHDNNSQEVKHRSLISFSQLKLGSKEDINKKTDKESDKRRSWYVDFIPHGNSNRDDAKQQKHRAVSNIVVSKTKQLEPTTFSTTTTTQDKYNRKKRLSYSDFIRPQVRSVSTPDDTRAKKILPPLPPKHDINNNNNYTQSKNVIEPRYYINTYIKPRRNKETNTNINIIPKTSTCNNKNQLYSTTNKPTMGKSLPPLPPPSPPKIHGEYYRTNRFGERSHYV; via the coding sequence ATGAAGAAATCGAATTCAAAACAATTACTCACAACTTTGGACTTACCACCAATTATACCTGCTTCAATAACTACATTAGATTTTGATCATGCTGTTAATAGTTATCAACCAGGTAATTATAATCCAGAAGATTTACCAGATAAAATACCCATTATAAATGAATCAACTGGTAGTTTCCGAAGATTTATTAGACGagcaaaatcaacaagaattaaaaagaataatgataaaagaagaatagtTAGTGCACCACCTGGAACTTATATTGGGAAAGAATTACCCGATATTCCTTCAAATATGCCAACAACTCCCATAACAATAATAGCCCCAAAAGACAGAACCAATAGAAAACCATTATATACCAATCCTCCAAGAACAATTTCCCTCATTAATGAAAACATACCTTATCCAGTACTCACAACTCCAAATTATAATCCACATCAGATTaaacttgttgttgacgAGCCTCATCTCAAGTTGGAACCAAAATTGACTAATGACTCCGAGACCAATTCAATTGGGACAGATTCAATATTATCTACCAAAAGCATTGATATCCCTGTTGCAATTCATGATGATGCGAAAGTAACAGTAACCCACAATTgtaatagtagtagcagtGATAATGATAGTCTTGTGGATAGTTTATTTtccaaagaagaagagcAAGAAGGAGATCAAATTGATCCTGTTACATCACATGAAGAACACGAAAtagaatcatcaacattagTATTACCGAAAATGAGAAAGaaatcatcaccaccaccatcatcatcgtcagATAAAATTGGACATTCGCAAACTAAATCAAGTTCCCATCAAATTAATACCAAATCATTAGGATATTGTTTAGATACTCCAAATGTATATAAAGAAAGTCGATTCCCACTGGTTCCTAGTCATATCAAAGTTCCCAAACAAGTGAATGAgagtggtggtggtggtggtgctaCCCATAAAAACATTGAGAATTCAAAAACTGATAAACGTCGTTCATTGAGTGATTTTACTCATATGAAACATGTTTTAACTAAACTAGATCATcatgataataattcacAAGAAGTTAAACATAGATCATTAATCAGTTTTAGTCAATTAAAATTAGGATCAAAAGAGGACATAAATAAGAAAACTGATAAGGAATCTGATAAGAGACGTTCTTGGTATGTTGATTTTATACCTCATGGGAATTCTAATCGAGATGAtgcaaaacaacaaaagcaTAGGGCAGTGTCGAACATTGTGGtttccaaaacaaaacaactAGAACCAACTACTTTTAGTACTACAACTACTACACAAGACAAATACAATAGGAAGAAACGTCTTTCTTATTCAGATTTCATTCGTCCACAAGTGAGATCTGTTTCTACACCTGATGATACAAGAGCAAAGAAGATCCTTCCGCCATTACCACCGAAACACGatataaacaacaacaacaactataCCCAGCTGAAAAATGTAATTGAACCGCGTTACTACATCAACACATATATTAaaccaagaagaaataaagaGACAAACACAAATATAAACATAATTCCAAAAACATCAACctgtaataataaaaaccAATTGTATTCTACCACTAATAAACCCACTATGGGAAAATCACTACCACCATTACCACCGCCATCACCTCCAAAAATCCATGGAGAATATTATCGGACAAATAGATTTGGTGAACGATCCCATTATGTATAA